In a genomic window of Occallatibacter riparius:
- a CDS encoding ABC transporter permease: MSILFQDLRYTLRQLAKSPGFALTAVLTLALGIGANTAVFSVLNALLLKMLPVRDAQQLYTMRVLRGGTQPPNTAGTGNGPTSFSLPVFQALRGQSRVFTDLIAHIPLSLGQVPIRYGNTPATAPGEEVSGNFFAGLGVPMAAGVGLTNADEQDHTAKAVISYGFWTKAYSRDPAAIGQTLYVRGVPLTIVGVTAPDFVGVDPGAPDDFWIPLQNRAELNAWGYAADEGMLYSFPKWWAVPLVARLAPGVSPEQASQAVQGIFWHAATAPQGRLDFKQWPASLGFTPIRGLADYARSYREPVELMMALVGLVLLIACTNVALLILARSAARQREFAIRMATGASAMRILRQLVLDSLAIVLAGTCLGWLLAIAATRMLAHWARIEADLSPDHHVLWFTLAIGSLVTIAFSFTPFSQILHVGPDQALRSSSQMAGTSRSHRRMGNLVIALQIAMCFTLLVAAGLTVRTLLNYEHLDLGMQADQLLVFDLEPQGLIGRAQSWSYYNSLIARLRTLPGIESISPVVWRPGSGWLKSGGVNLDGTTALDKAGRHAEISSNFIGVDFFRTLGVPVLQGREFNSTDTPSSKQTAIVNQTFAARYLPNGALGHIVDNAEIVGVVRDSKYKFAAESDRPTVYHSVAKSGMEGQITLEVRTSLPPLSLLPGIRSVLHEIDPNLAPERPMTQAAQFEQSYTTPMLFARLAMAFGVLAVVLVATGLYGTLTYRLQRRRNEIGVRMALGAMRQDVLQMIFGESMRIAVVGLGIGLPLSLVVAHLLRSQLYQLNAFDATSFAASFTITLLLSMGAALLPAYRAARINPMATIRNE, from the coding sequence ATGTCCATCCTCTTTCAGGATCTTCGCTACACGCTCCGCCAACTCGCCAAGTCTCCCGGATTCGCTCTTACGGCTGTGCTCACACTCGCTCTGGGCATTGGCGCCAACACCGCAGTCTTCAGCGTGCTCAATGCGCTGCTGCTCAAAATGCTCCCCGTCCGGGATGCGCAGCAGCTCTACACGATGCGCGTCCTTCGTGGCGGCACGCAGCCGCCTAACACTGCTGGTACCGGCAATGGGCCCACGTCTTTCTCGCTTCCGGTGTTTCAGGCACTGCGGGGCCAGTCGCGCGTCTTCACCGATCTCATCGCCCACATCCCGCTCTCTCTTGGCCAAGTCCCCATCCGCTACGGCAACACGCCCGCCACTGCGCCCGGCGAAGAGGTCAGCGGCAATTTCTTCGCCGGCCTCGGCGTCCCCATGGCCGCAGGAGTCGGTCTCACCAACGCAGACGAACAGGACCATACCGCCAAGGCCGTCATCAGTTATGGCTTCTGGACCAAGGCCTACTCGCGCGATCCCGCCGCCATCGGCCAGACCCTTTACGTTCGCGGTGTTCCACTCACCATCGTTGGCGTCACCGCGCCCGACTTCGTCGGCGTCGATCCTGGCGCCCCTGATGATTTCTGGATCCCGCTCCAGAACCGTGCCGAGCTTAATGCTTGGGGATATGCCGCCGATGAGGGCATGCTCTATAGCTTCCCCAAATGGTGGGCCGTGCCACTGGTCGCCCGGCTCGCACCCGGCGTCTCGCCAGAACAAGCCTCGCAGGCCGTGCAAGGTATTTTCTGGCATGCGGCAACCGCGCCTCAGGGCAGGCTCGACTTCAAACAATGGCCGGCATCGCTCGGCTTTACCCCCATCCGCGGTCTCGCCGACTACGCCCGTTCCTACCGTGAGCCCGTCGAGCTCATGATGGCGCTGGTCGGCCTAGTGCTCCTCATCGCATGCACCAACGTGGCCCTGCTCATCCTCGCGCGTTCAGCAGCGCGCCAGCGCGAGTTCGCCATCCGCATGGCCACAGGCGCTAGTGCAATGCGCATCCTGCGGCAACTCGTGCTCGACAGCCTCGCCATCGTCCTCGCCGGCACCTGCCTAGGCTGGCTGCTCGCCATCGCAGCGACGCGCATGCTCGCTCACTGGGCACGGATCGAAGCAGACCTCTCTCCGGATCACCACGTCCTCTGGTTTACCCTTGCCATCGGCTCGCTCGTCACCATCGCATTCTCATTCACGCCGTTCTCGCAAATCCTCCACGTCGGTCCCGACCAAGCCCTCAGAAGCAGCAGCCAAATGGCGGGCACCAGCCGCAGCCACCGCAGGATGGGCAATCTTGTCATCGCCCTTCAGATCGCGATGTGCTTTACCCTGCTCGTCGCCGCCGGGCTCACGGTCAGAACGCTCTTGAACTACGAGCACCTCGATCTCGGTATGCAGGCCGACCAGCTTCTTGTTTTTGACCTGGAACCGCAAGGCCTCATCGGTCGCGCCCAGAGCTGGTCGTATTACAACAGCCTCATCGCTCGCCTGCGCACTCTACCCGGAATTGAATCCATCTCGCCGGTGGTGTGGCGTCCCGGCTCAGGATGGCTGAAAAGCGGCGGCGTCAATCTGGACGGAACGACTGCACTGGACAAGGCCGGCAGGCACGCGGAAATCTCATCCAACTTCATCGGCGTGGATTTCTTCCGCACGCTCGGAGTTCCTGTCCTCCAGGGCCGCGAATTCAACTCGACCGACACGCCCTCCAGCAAGCAGACGGCCATTGTCAACCAGACCTTTGCCGCGCGATATCTGCCTAACGGCGCCTTAGGCCACATCGTCGACAATGCGGAGATCGTAGGCGTGGTGCGCGACAGTAAATACAAGTTCGCCGCTGAGTCCGATCGCCCAACGGTCTATCACTCCGTTGCCAAGTCCGGCATGGAAGGCCAGATCACGCTTGAGGTCCGCACATCCTTGCCGCCGCTCTCGCTGCTGCCCGGCATTCGTAGCGTACTCCACGAGATCGATCCCAACCTGGCCCCCGAAAGACCCATGACTCAGGCCGCGCAATTCGAGCAGTCCTATACCACCCCGATGCTCTTCGCCCGCCTCGCCATGGCCTTCGGCGTGCTCGCTGTCGTGCTCGTCGCTACCGGCCTCTACGGCACGCTCACTTATAGGCTCCAGCGTCGGCGGAACGAGATTGGGGTACGCATGGCATTGGGGGCGATGCGACAGGACGTGCTTCAAATGATTTTCGGAGAAAGTATGCGGATCGCAGTTGTCGGTTTGGGGATCGGACTGCCGCTTTCGCTGGTCGTTGCGCACCTGTTGCGATCACAACTCTACCAACTGAATGCATTCGACGCCACGAGTTTTGCAGCCTCATTCACGATCACTCTTCTTCTTTCTATGGGAGCGGCACTTTTGCCTGCCTACCGTGCAGCTCGAATCAACCCGATGGCGACGATTCGAAACGAGTAG